In Oncorhynchus tshawytscha isolate Ot180627B linkage group LG06, Otsh_v2.0, whole genome shotgun sequence, the following are encoded in one genomic region:
- the LOC112235877 gene encoding claudin-34-like, producing the protein MVYLAHTVHWQFLGLVIGCVGWILTMATAGHNEWRLWYVEDVSVVTSGVAWVGVWRVCFYSHTLPDSEFCQSISIADLFVPVEISVAQVVIMVAVITGLLGNILGAYAVRNIYFGQKTHEFIRLTFSGAGGLFVLTGVSFLVPLVWNVKSVLTNQTVAFPPEFHLPPAPLRQEVGGAIWMGVGASIFLIFGGLLFLCYRYVIRAKPVSGENDKDPLHGPPIRLKSILENGDKETRDNPAFQADEDF; encoded by the coding sequence ATGGTGTACCTGGCCCACACGGTTCACTGGCAGTTCCTGGGCCTAGTGATTGGCTGTGTAGGCTGGATCCTGACCATGGCCACCGCGGGCCACAACGAGTGGAGGCTGTGGTACGTAGAGGACGTCTCCGTGGTAACCTCTGGCGTGGCCTGGGTGGGCGTGTGGCGGGTGTGTTTCTACAGCCACACTCTACCCGACTCAGAGTTCTGCCAGTCAATCAGCATTGCCGACCTGTTTGTTCCCGTGGAGATCTCCGTGGCACAGGTGGTCATCATGGTAGCAGTGATAACTGGACTCTTGGGAAACATCCTTGGTGCGTACGCAGTGAGGAACATCTATTTTGGTCAGAAGACTCATGAATTTATCAGACTGACGTTCTCAGGGGCCGGGGGGCTTTTTGTCCTGACAGGGGTCAGCTTTCTGGTCCCTCTAGTCTGGAACGTGAAATCTGTCCTGACTAATCAGACTGTAGCATTCCCCCCAGAGTTCCACCTCCCTCCTGCCCCCCTCAGACAGGAAGTGGGCGGAGCTATCTGGATGGGGGTCGGTGCTTCGATCTTCCTTATCTTTGGCGGTCTCCTATTCCTCTGCTACAGGTATGTTATCAGGGCTAAGCCAGTCAGTGGAGAGAACGACAAGGACCCTCTACATGGGCCACCCATAAGACTAAAGTCTATATTAGAGAATGGAGACAAGGAGACCAGAGACAACCCTGCCTTCCAGGCTGATGAAGACTTTTAG